One stretch of Bacteroidota bacterium DNA includes these proteins:
- the rbsK gene encoding ribokinase, translated as MKNKVVVIGSYNTDLTIKTGRIPRPGETVIGGIFSEGGGGKGANQAVAAVRAGAKVSFIARVGNDVLGKEGIQRLSEERIDTRYVFHDTDVATGVAFIVVDERGENSIVVASGANARLHPADIEKAKEEISSAAVLLVQLESPLDAVLAAIKNAHRNGTIVILNPAPAQVLEASILKEIDIITPNKVEAEMLTGTKVTDEESMRTISKKFFDYGIKNVLITLGSKGIFAGLSGSMELIPAYQVRSIDSTGAGDVFSGSLAAFLSEGMSIEKGARMANASASISVTRMGAQNSAPRRTEIEKFIATHASSEAVAFN; from the coding sequence ATGAAAAATAAAGTAGTTGTCATAGGAAGTTATAATACGGATCTCACCATAAAAACAGGAAGAATCCCACGTCCGGGAGAAACGGTGATTGGCGGAATCTTTTCGGAAGGTGGAGGAGGGAAAGGGGCAAATCAGGCAGTAGCGGCAGTCCGTGCCGGAGCCAAAGTCAGTTTTATCGCTAGAGTGGGAAATGATGTGCTTGGGAAAGAAGGAATCCAGCGGCTGTCAGAAGAGCGGATCGACACTCGGTATGTTTTTCATGATACCGATGTTGCAACGGGCGTTGCATTTATTGTCGTGGATGAACGGGGAGAAAACAGCATTGTCGTAGCTTCCGGCGCAAACGCACGTCTACATCCTGCGGATATTGAAAAGGCAAAGGAAGAAATCTCCTCAGCCGCAGTATTGCTTGTGCAGTTAGAATCACCGCTTGATGCGGTTCTTGCAGCAATTAAAAATGCCCACCGTAACGGTACGATAGTTATTTTGAATCCTGCTCCCGCTCAGGTGTTGGAGGCAAGCATCTTAAAGGAGATTGACATCATCACTCCCAATAAAGTAGAAGCAGAGATGCTTACAGGAACCAAAGTAACTGATGAAGAGAGCATGCGGACTATTTCTAAAAAATTTTTTGACTATGGAATTAAAAATGTCTTGATCACGCTCGGTTCGAAAGGAATTTTTGCCGGACTTTCCGGTTCAATGGAACTTATTCCTGCATACCAGGTACGATCTATTGATTCAACGGGAGCGGGCGATGTCTTCAGCGGTTCGTTGGCTGCGTTTCTGTCTGAAGGCATGTCGATCGAAAAAGGTGCAAGGATGGCAAATGCTTCCGCATCTATTTCTGTCACCCGAATGGGAGCGCAAAATTCTGCCCCGCGTCGGACTGAAATTGAAAAATTTATTGCTACACATGCGTCCTCTGAAGCTGTAGCGTTCAACTAA
- a CDS encoding fibronectin type III domain-containing protein — protein MKQNKLLGTMLLLLAMMNLSLFAQIPLSNTPAAAGVLGTTDFITNTNYASPTTTTLAEPASVAIDPTTGKLFVADRDNRRVLRFTSAASLINGSAAEAVFGQPNFTSRVPNNGGISAATMKNPNSVVVDANGRLWVADRDNNRILRFDSASTKASGAAANGVLGQLTFADSTTGTTAGRMNAPASIYVDSKGRLWVADRANNRVLRFDSAATKTNGALANGVLGQPDLVTVTSGTTATTLSAPWGVTGDSKGRIWIADRSNSRVLRFDTAATKPNGASADGVLGQATFTTATYAKTQAGLGEPRGVAVDIMGRLYVADEGNTRIMVYNSASTKANGANADFVIGQADFVSDLAPNPPTAKSLAYALSLFIDPATSNLWVPDLGNHRVLRFEVGPPSAIGVLGTNNFATNTDWTSPTTSTFAEAASVAIDPASGKMFVADRDNRRVLRFSSADKMVNGAAAEAVFGQPNFTTRTANTGGISASTMNNPNGVSVDANGRLWVADRDNNRILRFDSAATKTSSSAANGVLGQPDFVTNSAGATGGKMSAPAGVHADANGRLWVADRANNRVLRFDNAAAKSNGSTPNGVLGQADYSSVTSGTSVSTMSAPWGVFFDVNGRLWVADRGNSRVLRFDNAATKSNGADANGVLGQALFTTATFAKTQAGLGEPRGVAVDAAGRLYVADEGNTRVMVYDSAAAKANGANADNVYGQLDFTSDASPNPPGANTLAYPLSLFIDNLNSYVWIPDIYNHRVLRFKSPKINLVAPSAPQQLAAYRGNLQATLKWNKNTEGDFARYRIYVGTLANPTTLVDSTLGGPSDTSIVIYGLTNETKYYFRITAVNIYGMQSGYSNEATATPSTFGTAFGVLGTNNFTTNTNWTSPTDSTFAEPASVAVDPTTGKLFVADRDNRRVLRFSSTAKLTNGAKAEAVFGQPNFTTRTANTGGISASTMNNPNGLSVDASGRLWVADRDNHRVLRFDNASSKASSAAADGVLGQPDFITNTLGASGGKMNAPASVYADANGRLWVADRANNRVLRYDDAAAKANGGTPNGVLGQDSYTSTTSGTTAATMSAPWGVFLDINGRLWVADRSNSRVLRFDNAASKSNGADANGVLGQVNFTSSAFAKTQAGLGEPRGVTVDATGRLYVADEGNTRVMVYDNAAAKANGGNADQVYGQFDFVSDESPTPPTASSLGYPLSVFVDNVTSSVWIPDVYNHRVLRFNGPTITVTAPAAPQNLSAARGVGQVTIKWNKNQEGDFLRYRIYRGTAANPTTKVDSATGGISDTVKVMTGLTNETKYYFRITAVNIYGMESGYSNEVDATPSTTGVENAESNLPTVYSLSQNYPNPFNPSTTIKFGLPEASTVSLKIYDVLGREVVTLVNSQLAAGYYSYQWNASGLSTGMYIYRITATSSDGETEQNFTEVKKLMLQK, from the coding sequence ATGAAACAAAACAAGCTACTCGGTACGATGCTCTTGTTGCTGGCAATGATGAATCTGTCATTGTTCGCACAAATTCCTCTCTCGAACACTCCGGCAGCGGCAGGTGTTCTAGGCACAACAGATTTCATAACAAATACGAATTATGCTTCGCCGACAACGACCACATTGGCAGAACCTGCCAGTGTTGCCATCGATCCGACGACAGGGAAATTGTTTGTTGCTGATAGGGATAATCGTAGAGTATTGCGTTTCACTTCCGCAGCATCACTCATAAACGGATCAGCAGCGGAAGCTGTATTTGGACAACCGAACTTTACATCCAGAGTACCTAATAACGGCGGAATTTCAGCTGCAACAATGAAAAACCCCAATAGTGTGGTTGTAGATGCGAATGGACGACTCTGGGTTGCTGATCGTGATAATAATCGTATTTTACGTTTTGATAGTGCATCAACAAAAGCAAGCGGTGCAGCAGCGAATGGAGTATTAGGACAATTGACATTTGCCGATAGTACTACAGGAACTACAGCAGGAAGAATGAATGCACCTGCGAGCATTTACGTTGATAGCAAAGGCCGCTTATGGGTTGCTGATAGAGCAAACAATCGAGTGTTACGGTTTGACAGTGCTGCAACAAAAACCAATGGCGCATTGGCTAATGGTGTACTCGGTCAACCGGATCTTGTTACTGTTACAAGTGGTACGACAGCAACAACATTAAGTGCCCCATGGGGTGTTACCGGAGACAGTAAAGGACGTATTTGGATTGCCGACCGTTCTAACAGTCGTGTTCTGCGATTTGATACTGCCGCAACAAAACCAAACGGTGCGTCTGCGGACGGTGTATTAGGACAAGCAACATTTACCACAGCTACGTATGCAAAAACACAAGCAGGACTTGGCGAGCCTCGCGGAGTTGCTGTGGATATTATGGGAAGATTATATGTTGCGGATGAAGGCAATACAAGAATCATGGTCTATAATAGTGCATCAACAAAAGCAAACGGAGCAAATGCAGATTTTGTGATTGGTCAGGCAGATTTTGTTTCAGATCTTGCTCCGAATCCGCCCACTGCAAAAAGTTTAGCATATGCTTTGTCGCTCTTTATTGATCCTGCTACCAGCAATTTGTGGGTGCCGGATCTAGGGAATCATCGTGTGTTACGATTTGAGGTTGGTCCACCATCAGCAATAGGTGTTTTAGGAACAAATAATTTTGCAACGAACACGGATTGGACATCGCCAACGACATCAACATTTGCAGAAGCGGCAAGTGTTGCAATCGATCCCGCTTCCGGAAAAATGTTTGTTGCCGATCGTGATAATCGCAGAGTCTTGCGGTTTAGTTCTGCCGATAAAATGGTAAATGGAGCAGCTGCTGAAGCTGTGTTTGGCCAGCCAAATTTTACGACTCGAACGGCGAACACCGGTGGTATCTCTGCCTCTACAATGAATAATCCGAACGGCGTTTCCGTTGATGCGAACGGACGATTGTGGGTTGCAGATCGAGATAATAATCGTATCCTCCGTTTTGACAGTGCAGCAACAAAAACAAGTTCATCAGCCGCAAATGGTGTACTGGGACAACCTGATTTTGTCACCAACTCTGCTGGCGCTACCGGCGGTAAAATGAGTGCTCCTGCCGGTGTGCATGCCGATGCTAATGGACGACTTTGGGTTGCTGATCGAGCAAATAATCGTGTTCTCCGGTTTGATAATGCTGCTGCCAAGTCAAACGGCTCAACACCTAACGGCGTATTAGGCCAGGCAGATTATTCATCGGTGACAAGCGGAACATCAGTTTCAACAATGAGTGCGCCGTGGGGAGTGTTCTTTGATGTGAATGGACGCTTATGGGTAGCAGACAGAGGGAATAGTCGTGTGTTACGTTTTGATAACGCAGCGACAAAATCAAATGGTGCAGACGCGAATGGTGTGTTAGGACAAGCTCTCTTTACTACGGCAACATTTGCAAAAACACAAGCAGGTCTTGGTGAACCTCGCGGCGTTGCGGTGGATGCAGCAGGTAGATTATATGTTGCTGACGAAGGAAATACTCGCGTAATGGTTTATGATAGTGCAGCAGCAAAAGCAAATGGTGCAAATGCCGATAATGTGTATGGGCAACTTGATTTTACATCCGATGCTTCACCAAACCCTCCGGGTGCTAATACATTGGCATATCCACTCTCGCTTTTCATTGACAATTTGAATAGCTATGTGTGGATACCGGATATTTATAATCACCGTGTATTGCGATTTAAAAGTCCCAAAATAAATCTTGTTGCTCCATCAGCACCGCAACAACTTGCTGCGTATCGTGGAAATCTGCAAGCAACATTAAAATGGAACAAAAATACCGAGGGGGATTTTGCACGATACCGAATCTATGTCGGAACGCTAGCCAATCCCACAACGTTAGTCGATTCGACCTTGGGTGGCCCTTCCGACACCTCCATTGTCATTTATGGACTAACGAATGAAACAAAATATTATTTCCGCATTACTGCTGTGAATATTTATGGTATGCAAAGCGGATACAGCAATGAAGCCACAGCGACACCATCCACATTTGGAACAGCGTTCGGTGTTTTAGGAACAAACAACTTCACCACGAACACAAATTGGACTTCCCCGACGGACTCAACGTTTGCTGAACCGGCAAGCGTTGCCGTCGATCCGACGACTGGAAAATTATTTGTCGCCGATCGGGATAATCGTCGAGTCCTTCGATTCAGTTCAACTGCAAAATTGACCAATGGTGCAAAAGCCGAAGCGGTTTTTGGACAGCCGAATTTTACCACACGAACGGCAAATACCGGCGGAATTTCCGCTTCCACAATGAATAATCCAAACGGCCTCTCCGTTGATGCAAGCGGTCGACTTTGGGTTGCAGACAGAGACAATCATCGTGTGCTGAGATTTGATAATGCATCCTCTAAAGCAAGCTCAGCTGCAGCAGATGGCGTGCTTGGGCAGCCGGATTTTATTACAAACACCTTAGGTGCTTCAGGCGGAAAAATGAATGCTCCGGCAAGTGTTTATGCCGATGCAAATGGCAGATTGTGGGTAGCAGATAGAGCGAACAATCGAGTTCTTCGTTATGATGACGCTGCTGCAAAAGCAAACGGTGGTACACCAAACGGTGTGCTCGGACAAGACAGTTATACATCCACAACCTCAGGAACAACGGCAGCAACAATGAGTGCTCCATGGGGAGTATTTTTGGATATCAATGGTCGCTTATGGGTTGCTGACAGATCGAACAGCCGTGTATTGCGGTTTGATAATGCTGCATCGAAATCAAATGGCGCTGATGCAAACGGCGTGTTAGGTCAGGTAAACTTCACATCATCTGCATTTGCAAAAACTCAAGCAGGTCTCGGTGAACCGCGTGGAGTGACTGTTGATGCAACAGGAAGATTGTATGTTGCAGACGAAGGAAATACACGTGTGATGGTGTATGACAATGCAGCAGCAAAAGCGAATGGCGGAAATGCTGATCAAGTGTACGGTCAGTTTGATTTCGTTTCCGATGAATCACCGACTCCACCGACAGCAAGCAGTTTGGGATATCCATTGTCAGTGTTTGTTGACAATGTAACAAGCAGTGTCTGGATTCCTGATGTATATAATCATCGTGTGTTGCGGTTTAACGGTCCAACGATTACTGTCACTGCTCCGGCAGCTCCTCAAAATCTCAGTGCAGCACGCGGCGTCGGCCAAGTGACAATAAAATGGAATAAAAATCAAGAAGGTGATTTCCTGCGGTATAGAATCTATCGTGGAACTGCGGCAAATCCGACAACGAAAGTCGATTCGGCCACCGGAGGGATTTCCGATACCGTCAAAGTGATGACCGGCCTCACAAATGAAACGAAATACTATTTCCGAATCACAGCAGTAAATATCTACGGCATGGAAAGCGGATATAGTAATGAAGTAGATGCTACACCGTCAACAACCGGTGTTGAAAACGCAGAAAGTAATTTACCGACTGTCTATTCCTTGTCGCAAAATTACCCAAATCCATTTAATCCATCGACAACAATTAAATTCGGATTACCGGAAGCAAGTACAGTTTCATTGAAAATCTATGATGTTCTCGGCAGAGAAGTGGTTACACTTGTCAATAGCCAACTCGCCGCTGGATATTATTCCTATCAATGGAATGCATCAGGACTATCGACCGGTATGTATATCTATCGGATTACGGCAACCTCATCCGATGGGGAAACAGAGCAGAACTTTACGGAAGTTAAAAAACTGATGCTTCAGAAATAA
- a CDS encoding T9SS type A sorting domain-containing protein, whose amino-acid sequence MKSNSPFAIFLTFVMLLGQVLIAQESKNMSLLGNYGKGEGESKGIFAAGSVVYYGLGNKIQIASFTNPSTPVKIGSVTVSAVVEDLVRTSINSTQYIVASGGSKMWIANVQNPTTPSLVSTVEVAPGTTCEGIATSGTYAYVAAGGAGFKVYNIATPATPQLVISIDSLEYCESVVISGQYAYIAAGSRSHILDITNPAAPIYVGRIAAYGGYHQYINVRSGYAYVCNYDAGLAVVNVSAPANPVNVMEIPSGYRTARIVFDGNYGYVAVGDSGMSIYNVVNPAAPVYSTKIKTTGRAASLYYGAVSVGGTPTGHIFVANRNPAPGVSAINVSTPTAPVTSSFLAALAAPSGTAYTPFYDNGKVYVAYGTAGLRILDVSNPSSPALLSTVDLGGDSRAVVASGNYAYVAARDSGVYIVDVTNASTPVKINTIKTPRARGISISGTKVYVAASDSGMGVIDITTPTSASVIKYTGNSVYGENVSVNGSIAGITDYSKITFYDISNPSAPVKKGSTGSFKIGNEGFAISGTNAFVPDGDSLKIYKIENLNVPSLVSKIKTGGYGYTAVVDGKYCYVASEGTGVRAINISDPSAPVEDGFYDGVPESRGVVVNGKYIYTAEKLDGLTIYSNDLLTSVSEKNMLMPEKISLHQNYPNPFNPTTFITVDVKTKSFVLLEVFNALGQKVDELLNTQLPAGTMTVPFNGSSLSTGVYLYRLQVNGVSMTKKMMLIK is encoded by the coding sequence ATGAAATCTAATTCACCGTTTGCAATATTTCTTACGTTCGTGATGCTGTTAGGTCAAGTGTTGATCGCTCAGGAGAGTAAGAACATGTCACTCCTTGGAAATTATGGAAAAGGTGAAGGGGAATCCAAAGGAATATTTGCCGCAGGTTCGGTGGTATATTACGGACTGGGAAATAAAATTCAGATAGCGAGTTTCACAAATCCCTCAACTCCCGTGAAAATTGGAAGCGTGACTGTGTCTGCTGTTGTCGAAGATCTTGTAAGGACATCGATCAATAGTACGCAATACATCGTTGCAAGCGGCGGCAGTAAGATGTGGATCGCGAATGTTCAAAATCCCACAACACCATCATTGGTGTCAACGGTGGAAGTTGCTCCCGGCACAACATGTGAAGGAATTGCCACGAGCGGAACATATGCGTACGTAGCTGCTGGTGGGGCTGGTTTTAAAGTGTACAACATTGCCACTCCAGCAACTCCACAATTAGTTATCTCAATTGATAGTTTAGAGTATTGTGAAAGTGTCGTCATTTCTGGACAGTACGCATACATCGCAGCAGGATCACGAAGTCATATCCTTGATATAACAAACCCGGCAGCTCCAATTTATGTCGGAAGAATTGCGGCTTATGGAGGATACCACCAGTATATCAATGTCAGGTCGGGTTATGCCTACGTATGTAATTATGATGCCGGATTAGCTGTGGTGAATGTTTCGGCACCGGCAAATCCTGTGAATGTGATGGAGATTCCATCAGGATACAGAACTGCGCGGATTGTATTTGATGGTAACTATGGATATGTAGCCGTCGGTGATTCCGGTATGTCTATATATAATGTCGTGAATCCGGCAGCACCGGTTTACTCGACAAAAATTAAAACGACAGGACGGGCTGCTTCGCTGTACTATGGTGCCGTCTCTGTTGGTGGAACACCAACAGGACATATTTTTGTAGCAAACAGAAATCCTGCTCCCGGAGTCAGCGCCATCAACGTATCGACTCCTACGGCACCGGTGACATCGTCCTTTCTTGCAGCACTTGCTGCGCCATCCGGAACCGCATATACGCCATTCTATGATAACGGAAAAGTATATGTTGCTTATGGAACGGCCGGTCTCAGAATTCTCGATGTGTCAAATCCTTCCAGTCCGGCATTACTTTCAACAGTAGATTTGGGTGGCGATTCTCGAGCAGTTGTTGCAAGTGGAAATTATGCGTATGTGGCAGCTCGAGATTCCGGCGTATATATTGTTGACGTAACAAATGCATCAACTCCTGTTAAGATCAATACCATTAAAACTCCTCGTGCTCGCGGAATTTCCATCAGCGGTACAAAAGTATACGTTGCCGCTAGTGACAGCGGAATGGGAGTAATTGATATCACAACACCGACCTCTGCTTCTGTTATTAAATATACCGGCAACAGTGTTTATGGTGAAAATGTTTCTGTGAATGGATCAATCGCCGGGATTACTGACTACAGTAAAATTACTTTTTACGATATCTCTAATCCTTCCGCTCCGGTGAAAAAGGGTTCTACCGGATCATTTAAAATAGGAAACGAAGGTTTTGCAATTTCCGGAACGAATGCATTTGTGCCGGACGGCGACAGTTTAAAGATCTACAAAATTGAAAATTTAAATGTCCCATCGTTGGTTTCCAAAATTAAAACAGGCGGATATGGCTATACGGCTGTAGTGGATGGAAAATACTGTTATGTGGCGTCAGAAGGAACGGGAGTGAGGGCAATAAATATTTCTGACCCATCAGCGCCGGTAGAAGATGGATTTTATGACGGAGTTCCGGAATCACGAGGCGTTGTTGTGAATGGTAAGTATATCTATACGGCAGAGAAATTAGATGGTTTGACGATCTATTCCAATGATCTTTTGACATCTGTGTCTGAAAAAAATATGCTAATGCCGGAAAAAATATCGCTTCATCAGAATTATCCGAATCCATTCAATCCAACAACCTTTATCACGGTCGATGTGAAAACAAAGTCGTTTGTTTTGCTGGAAGTCTTTAATGCATTGGGACAAAAAGTTGATGAATTGTTAAATACACAACTTCCTGCCGGAACGATGACCGTGCCATTTAACGGCTCCTCACTTTCGACCGGTGTGTATCTTTACCGACTGCAGGTGAATGGTGTTTCGATGACAAAAAAAATGATGCTCATCAAATAA
- a CDS encoding PorV/PorQ family protein, giving the protein MEKNLMQLKKTIFHAILSITLVLPISIYAQSGISPIDIERAGQSGWQFLKINGDARQAALAGAYTAVSHGDASAIFGNPASLSDVKNIDVQINAVQWIADINHQSSAIAYNLGDIGVVGASIAILGYGDIPETINMSTGTSGTTPVVTGNMFTANDIAAGFSFARKITDNLSVGGNIRWMQQQIAELSMRNWSLDFGTMYYTGFKTLRIAITARNFGPDSRFGGWSEEFQTESDNVRMPLDFRAGMAMDFLNEDGSPHFVTVVIEGDHPNDGKEKFHFGASYAFDGIFFLRGGYKFNYDVQRFTFGAGITYPFAGTFGTLNYAYVDFNELTQAHMFSFGFSF; this is encoded by the coding sequence ATGGAGAAGAATCTCATGCAATTGAAAAAAACAATATTTCACGCAATCCTCTCTATCACGCTTGTTTTGCCGATAAGTATTTATGCACAATCCGGAATTTCACCGATCGATATTGAACGGGCGGGACAATCAGGTTGGCAGTTCTTAAAAATAAACGGCGATGCCAGGCAAGCGGCATTAGCGGGAGCATATACCGCAGTCTCTCATGGTGATGCAAGTGCTATTTTCGGAAATCCCGCCTCACTTTCCGATGTGAAAAATATCGATGTTCAAATTAATGCAGTACAGTGGATTGCAGATATTAATCATCAGTCCTCTGCCATTGCATATAATTTAGGTGATATCGGTGTAGTAGGTGCCAGTATTGCCATACTTGGATACGGTGATATTCCAGAAACGATCAATATGTCTACTGGAACAAGCGGAACAACACCGGTCGTGACGGGAAATATGTTCACAGCAAATGACATTGCGGCAGGTTTTTCATTCGCTCGAAAGATTACGGACAATCTTTCGGTCGGCGGCAACATCCGATGGATGCAGCAACAAATTGCAGAACTTTCCATGAGAAACTGGTCGTTAGATTTCGGAACAATGTACTACACAGGATTTAAAACATTGCGCATAGCCATTACGGCGAGAAATTTCGGTCCCGATTCACGTTTTGGCGGATGGAGTGAAGAATTTCAAACAGAATCGGATAACGTTCGCATGCCGTTGGATTTTCGTGCCGGTATGGCGATGGATTTTTTGAATGAAGACGGGAGCCCTCATTTTGTAACAGTTGTGATAGAAGGGGACCATCCAAATGACGGGAAAGAAAAATTTCATTTTGGTGCAAGTTATGCATTTGATGGAATATTTTTTCTTCGCGGCGGATATAAATTCAATTATGACGTGCAGAGATTTACATTCGGAGCAGGGATTACGTATCCGTTTGCAGGAACATTTGGCACTCTCAATTATGCATATGTCGACTTTAATGAACTAACGCAGGCGCACATGTTCTCGTTTGGATTTTCTTTTTAA
- a CDS encoding T9SS type A sorting domain-containing protein, translated as MHLSGLHCALLLMFTLQPFIYSQASVAVNAVAPSVNNFAYPQSIFVDSPNGHIWVTDFDNHRVMRFDVSILVSINRVEGTTFPADHFLSQNYPNPFNPVTQIFFSVGNTGHTSVAVFNLLGQKITDLFNDVATSNTQYMLTFDAKYLPSGIYWYALRTTQGVVVKRMCLMK; from the coding sequence ATGCATCTCTCTGGATTACATTGCGCGTTGTTGTTAATGTTCACGCTTCAGCCATTCATCTACTCACAAGCATCCGTTGCCGTAAACGCCGTTGCTCCATCCGTAAATAATTTCGCTTATCCGCAATCTATTTTTGTGGATTCTCCCAATGGACATATTTGGGTGACTGATTTTGATAATCATCGCGTGATGCGGTTCGATGTATCAATCTTGGTATCAATCAACAGAGTCGAAGGTACTACATTCCCAGCAGACCATTTCCTCTCTCAAAATTACCCGAATCCTTTTAATCCTGTAACACAGATTTTCTTTTCTGTGGGAAATACAGGCCATACTTCTGTTGCTGTGTTCAATCTTTTAGGTCAAAAAATAACGGACTTATTCAATGACGTTGCTACATCGAATACGCAATACATGCTCACGTTTGATGCAAAATATTTACCCAGTGGTATTTATTGGTATGCCCTTCGTACAACACAAGGAGTTGTTGTTAAACGAATGTGTTTGATGAAGTAG